A genomic segment from Gossypium hirsutum isolate 1008001.06 chromosome D04, Gossypium_hirsutum_v2.1, whole genome shotgun sequence encodes:
- the LOC107955200 gene encoding probable methyltransferase PMT23 isoform X2 has product MPISVLLSERKYSFLCLASILLISFAFLLLTYTSYPFFFAFPLPSDVHVSVSSPPPPSRSSSLQFPTEPELETQPADHLDLNVSLNIRWRACRLGSVTVDYIPCLDNSKAIKQLKSKKHLEHRERHCPKPPPRCLVPLPKSYKVPVQWPQSRDMIWYSNVPHPKLVEYKKEQNWVRKSDDYFVFPGGGTQFKNGVTAYIDFITETVPAIKWGEHIRVVLDVGCGVASFGGYLLDRDVVTMSFAPKDEHEAQIQFALERGIPATLSVIGSKKLTFPDDAYDLIHCARCRVHWEEDGGKPLLELNRILRPGGFFVWSATPVYRNDERDRYVWKSMVALTQSICWKVVAKRDNFDSTEIGLVIYQKPSSYSCYAHDRTKRPPLCDRKTKKEVSWYKPLRHCTSRLPVDSNGNLLGWPSPWPHRLRNKPQSLPAEPDAEAIFNEDTKHWAALVSDVYFDALAINWASIRNVMDMNAGYGGFAAALNELPLWVMNVVPIDAQDTLSIIFERGLIGIYHDWCESLSTYPRTYDLLHSSFLFKNRKERCNIIDVAVEMDRILRPGGYLLLQDTMETIQKLNPVLRSLQWSTSLYEGQFLVGKKGFWRPKN; this is encoded by the exons ATGCCGATATCCGTGCTGTTGAGTGAACGAAAATATTCATTCCTTTGCCTTGCATCCATCCTCCTCATCTCCTTTGCATTCCTCCTTTTAACCTACACCTCTTACCCTTTCTTTTTCGCTTTCCCTCTCCCCTCCGACGTCCACGTTTCCGTATCTTCACCTCCCCCTCCTTCACGATCCTCATCCCTGCAATTCCCGACGGAACCGGAGCTCGAAACCCAGCCAGCTGACCACCTCGACTTAAACGTCAGTTTGAATATAAGGTGGAGGGCCTGTAGATTAGGATCCGTGACAGTGGATTATATTCCCTGTTTGGATAATTCCAAAGCGATTAAGCAATTGAAATCCAAGAAACACTTGGAACACAGGGAAAGGCATTGTCCGAAGCCGCCTCCAAGGTGTTTGGTGCCTTTGCCTAAAAGTTATAAGGTTCCGGTTCAATGGCCCCAGAGCAGGGACATG ATTTGGTATAGCAACGTTCCTCATCCTAAGCTTGTAGAATACAAGAAGGAACAGAATTGGGTGCGTAAATCCGATGATTATTTTGTTTTCCCTGGAGGTGGTACTCAATTTAAGAATGGGGTTACTGCCTATATCGATTTCATTACAGAG ACAGTACCGGCCATTAAATGGGGAGAGCACATTAGGGTTGTTTTAGATGTTGGGTGTGGTGTTGCCAGCTTTGGTGGTTATTTGCTGGACAGAGATGTGGTTACCATGTCATTTGCCCCCAAGGATGAACATGAAGCTCAGATACAGTTTGCTTTAGAGAGGGGAATTCCAGCTACACTTTCTGTCATCGGTTCAAAAAAGTTGACATTTCCAGACGATGCATATGACTTGATACATTGTGCACGATGCAGAGTTCATTGGGAAGAGGATG GTGGGAAACCATTATTGGAGCTGAACAGGATTCTGAGGCCTGGGGGATTCTTTGTATGGTCTGCTACACCAGTTTATCGAAACGATGAGAGAGATCGTTATGTTTGGAAGT CTATGGTGGCTTTGACACAATCAATCTGCTGGAAGGTTGTGGCTAAACGTGACAATTTTGATTCAACTGAAATTGGGCTTGTAATATATCAAAAGCCTTCCTCATATTCCTGTTATGCACACGACAGAACAAAACGTCCACCATTATGTGATCGGAAAACTAAGAAGGAAGTCTCATG GTACAAGCCTCTTAGGCATTGTACTTCCAGACTTCCAGTTGATAGCAACGGTAATTTGCTTGGCTGGCCCTCACCATGGCCCCACAGGCTTAGGAATAAGCCTCAAAGCCTTCCAGCTGAACCGGATGCCGAAGCTATATTCAATGAGGACACCAAACATTGGGCTGCACTTGTATCTGATGTCTACTTTGATGCTCTAGCTATAAACTGGGCTAGTATAAGAAATGTGATGGATATGAATGCTGGTTATGGAGG GTTTGCGGCGGCACTTAATGAGCTTCCTCTCTGGGTGATGAACGTTGTACCAATTGATGCACAAGATACCTTGTCCATTATTTTCGAAAGGGGCTTGATCGGAATCTATCATGACTGGTGCGAGTCATTGAGTACATACCCTCGAACATATGATCTACTGCATTCCAGTTTTCTCTTCAAAAACCGTAAAGAGAG ATGTAACATTATAGATGTAGCTGTGGAAATGGATCGCATACTGAGACCTGGTGGATATCTGTTACTTCAAGACACCATGGAAACCATTCAGAAGCTGAATCCAGTACTGCGATCACTACAGTGGTCGACAAGTCTTTATGAAGGCCAATTTCTTGTTGGGAAGAAGGGGTTTTGGCGTCCCAAAAACTAA
- the LOC107955200 gene encoding probable methyltransferase PMT23 isoform X1, with protein sequence MPISVLLSERKYSFLCLASILLISFAFLLLTYTSYPFFFAFPLPSDVHVSVSSPPPPSRSSSLQFPTEPELETQPADHLDLNVSLNIRWRACRLGSVTVDYIPCLDNSKAIKQLKSKKHLEHRERHCPKPPPRCLVPLPKSYKVPVQWPQSRDMIWYSNVPHPKLVEYKKEQNWVRKSDDYFVFPGGGTQFKNGVTAYIDFITETVPAIKWGEHIRVVLDVGCGVASFGGYLLDRDVVTMSFAPKDEHEAQIQFALERGIPATLSVIGSKKLTFPDDAYDLIHCARCRVHWEEDGGKPLLELNRILRPGGFFVWSATPVYRNDERDRYVWKSMVALTQSICWKVVAKRDNFDSTEIGLVIYQKPSSYSCYAHDRTKRPPLCDRKTKKEVSWYKPLRHCTSRLPVDSNGNLLGWPSPWPHRLRNKPQSLPAEPDAEAIFNEDTKHWAALVSDVYFDALAINWASIRNVMDMNAGYGGQWFYRFAAALNELPLWVMNVVPIDAQDTLSIIFERGLIGIYHDWCESLSTYPRTYDLLHSSFLFKNRKERCNIIDVAVEMDRILRPGGYLLLQDTMETIQKLNPVLRSLQWSTSLYEGQFLVGKKGFWRPKN encoded by the exons ATGCCGATATCCGTGCTGTTGAGTGAACGAAAATATTCATTCCTTTGCCTTGCATCCATCCTCCTCATCTCCTTTGCATTCCTCCTTTTAACCTACACCTCTTACCCTTTCTTTTTCGCTTTCCCTCTCCCCTCCGACGTCCACGTTTCCGTATCTTCACCTCCCCCTCCTTCACGATCCTCATCCCTGCAATTCCCGACGGAACCGGAGCTCGAAACCCAGCCAGCTGACCACCTCGACTTAAACGTCAGTTTGAATATAAGGTGGAGGGCCTGTAGATTAGGATCCGTGACAGTGGATTATATTCCCTGTTTGGATAATTCCAAAGCGATTAAGCAATTGAAATCCAAGAAACACTTGGAACACAGGGAAAGGCATTGTCCGAAGCCGCCTCCAAGGTGTTTGGTGCCTTTGCCTAAAAGTTATAAGGTTCCGGTTCAATGGCCCCAGAGCAGGGACATG ATTTGGTATAGCAACGTTCCTCATCCTAAGCTTGTAGAATACAAGAAGGAACAGAATTGGGTGCGTAAATCCGATGATTATTTTGTTTTCCCTGGAGGTGGTACTCAATTTAAGAATGGGGTTACTGCCTATATCGATTTCATTACAGAG ACAGTACCGGCCATTAAATGGGGAGAGCACATTAGGGTTGTTTTAGATGTTGGGTGTGGTGTTGCCAGCTTTGGTGGTTATTTGCTGGACAGAGATGTGGTTACCATGTCATTTGCCCCCAAGGATGAACATGAAGCTCAGATACAGTTTGCTTTAGAGAGGGGAATTCCAGCTACACTTTCTGTCATCGGTTCAAAAAAGTTGACATTTCCAGACGATGCATATGACTTGATACATTGTGCACGATGCAGAGTTCATTGGGAAGAGGATG GTGGGAAACCATTATTGGAGCTGAACAGGATTCTGAGGCCTGGGGGATTCTTTGTATGGTCTGCTACACCAGTTTATCGAAACGATGAGAGAGATCGTTATGTTTGGAAGT CTATGGTGGCTTTGACACAATCAATCTGCTGGAAGGTTGTGGCTAAACGTGACAATTTTGATTCAACTGAAATTGGGCTTGTAATATATCAAAAGCCTTCCTCATATTCCTGTTATGCACACGACAGAACAAAACGTCCACCATTATGTGATCGGAAAACTAAGAAGGAAGTCTCATG GTACAAGCCTCTTAGGCATTGTACTTCCAGACTTCCAGTTGATAGCAACGGTAATTTGCTTGGCTGGCCCTCACCATGGCCCCACAGGCTTAGGAATAAGCCTCAAAGCCTTCCAGCTGAACCGGATGCCGAAGCTATATTCAATGAGGACACCAAACATTGGGCTGCACTTGTATCTGATGTCTACTTTGATGCTCTAGCTATAAACTGGGCTAGTATAAGAAATGTGATGGATATGAATGCTGGTTATGGAGG GCAGTGGTTTTACAGGTTTGCGGCGGCACTTAATGAGCTTCCTCTCTGGGTGATGAACGTTGTACCAATTGATGCACAAGATACCTTGTCCATTATTTTCGAAAGGGGCTTGATCGGAATCTATCATGACTGGTGCGAGTCATTGAGTACATACCCTCGAACATATGATCTACTGCATTCCAGTTTTCTCTTCAAAAACCGTAAAGAGAG ATGTAACATTATAGATGTAGCTGTGGAAATGGATCGCATACTGAGACCTGGTGGATATCTGTTACTTCAAGACACCATGGAAACCATTCAGAAGCTGAATCCAGTACTGCGATCACTACAGTGGTCGACAAGTCTTTATGAAGGCCAATTTCTTGTTGGGAAGAAGGGGTTTTGGCGTCCCAAAAACTAA